The Bacteroidota bacterium genome segment GCCAATAATCAGGTCGATATTTTTTGACTGTTTTGCCAAAACGATATCGCTCACTTTTTTTTCTTTGTACGACAGCCCCAGATGCGACAGACATATTACAAGGTCGCAGTGGAGATCTTTTTTCAGAAGATGGGCCATTTCAGCGGCTTTCGGCAGAGGGTCGAGATACTTTGTTTCGCCGTAACCTTTTTTGCCCACGAGTCCTTCGAGTTCAATGCCCAGTCCGAAAACACCTACTTTAACGCCGTCTTTGATAAAGACTTTATAAGGCAGTGTTTTTCCGGCAAGCGATGTGTTAGTGAAATCGTAGTTTGATGAGATGAACGGAAAATTCATGTGATCAAGTTGGCGGGTAATACCATCAACACCGTTGTCAAATTCATGATTTCCGATTGTCATGGCATCATAGCCCATTTCACTCATGAGTTTCATTTCAACTTCGCCACCATAAAAATTAAAATAGGGTGTTCCCTGAAAAACATCGCCGCCATCGAACAGTAACACATTCTTTTCTTCCTGTCTGATTTTTTTTATCATAGCTGCGCGCTTTGCAAAGCCGCCAAGGCCGGGGTATTTGGCATCGTTGGGGGGAAACGGGTCAATATGACTGTGCTGGTCGTTTGTATGCAGCACTGTGATTTTCACAAGCCCACCTTTGGTCAATGCTTTAAGTGGCGACGCACTGGCTCCGAGCAATGCACCACCCACCATAAGGGTTTTGAGAAAATCGCGTCTACTTTTCATAATAAATCCGTTTGTCTAAGGTTCCGTCAACTTCGTTGCCTTTGGCACTTTCTTCTAATAGGTATTCTATAATGGCATCCCGAATTTTGGGTTCGAGCAATTTGTATTCAATCGGTTTGCTGAAAAATCCGAAATCATCACCGCCATCAGCAAGGTAATCGGAGGTGACTATGCGTACGTTTTGTTTTCTGTCAAATGGTTTCCCTCCAATAAGTATATTGGTGGCAGTGTCGCCCTGAATTCCCATTTTTATTCCTGCAACCGGCATACCGCCTTTTTTTGCTATAGAATTGAAAAGTTTTGCCGCATTATCGCCGGTGATGGTTATTACAATCATTTTATTCTCGAACGGCATCAGCTGAAAAACGCTGTTTTTTGTGATGGCTCCTTTGGGTAATGTGCTGCGAAGCCCGCCATTGTTGAGTAAACACATATCTACAGTCGCTCCGTCGGTCGATTTATAATATTCACGACCTTTTTGGAGTATGATGTCTGCAATGAAGTTATTCAATAAACCTTCCGGCAAATCTTTGATAAGCGGTCTCTTTGAATAGGCCAGAACCTGATTCATCATAGAATCAATCTTTACCTTATACGGTTGAAGTGTTGCAATTGCTTCAGGATCGTCAACAGGAACATGTGCGCTGTCCATAACAATGACATGGCGTTCCGTGCGGGTACTCCTGATGTTGTAATGCGCATGGCATGAGGCTAATAGTACAGAGACAATTAGCAGGCTCAGATAACGGTATGGGCGTGACAGGAGCATAGTGTAAATTCTTGAAAGAAATTTCTACAAGTATAGGTTTTTTTTTCAGAAGTTTTGAACAAAAATAAAAAAAAATATTTTTTTTTATTTTCTCGGAAAAATTACAGGAAACCCGTATTATATCAGCATTTTTAATAGGGTGGTGATTTTAAACCACATAAAAATCAGGTACAATAATACCTGAATATTCTGGCGTTATTTTTGTTATGCCAGGACACAGTTTGCCCGTATTTTCACCCTCAATGGAAAAGAAATTTCATCAATCACTTCAAGTAGCATCTCTTTACTATTTGCCGGTCTGATTCTTCCATCTTTTTCGGAAAAACCAAATGCCGCTTATTCCGGCAATAATCATAAAAACGGAGATTAATTCTGCTTGCGTAAACCGAAGTCCAAATACATTATATTTATTATTTACCCGGATAAGTTCCATCATGAAACGTTGTGCACCATATATTATAAGGAAGAGCGAAAACATCATTCCGGGAATATGAATTTTCTTTCGCAGCATCATCAGTACCGAAAATACAAATCCGTAAGTGACCATATCGTAAAACGCCGTCGGATATACCGGATATTCAAGCACAGTGCAGTATTTACCTGTGCAGTGGTCAATGGCGATGCCTTCATTTATTACGTTGTGCGGAAAATTATAAGCCCACATCCAGTCGGGCAAAAACGCCAACCATTCGGGTTTGGGATTGAGGTTTACAATACCCCAGCATCCGTCGCCACTGATAAAGCAGCCGGTCCGGCCAATGGCATAGGCAAGTAAAATGGCCGGTGCAGCGACATCCAGCAGATGTATGATGTTCATTTTTTTGCGGCGTGCAAATACGAGTACGCTGAAGCTTCCTATAATCAAACCACCGTAAAACGTTAGTCCCATGAATGAAAACAGCGTATCGACGGGGTCGGAGATAAGGCGGTCAATATTTTCCAGGCAATCAAACAATTTAGCACCAAGCAGTCCTGCAATCGCTGCTATTATAAGGATATTCCCTGCGTGTTCGTAAGGATGTACGGTCACATCTTCCCAAACAACTTCCGGCAATTTTTTGCGATTTTTATCCCAGTATCTGTAAAAGGCAAAAGCTGCGGCTATCAGTAAACCGCCCCAGATATTGCCTTGCAGCGAGAGAATGTATTCCTGAGTATTATCGCTAAAGGTTGAGTAATCGATT includes the following:
- a CDS encoding metallophosphatase — encoded protein: MKSRRDFLKTLMVGGALLGASASPLKALTKGGLVKITVLHTNDQHSHIDPFPPNDAKYPGLGGFAKRAAMIKKIRQEEKNVLLFDGGDVFQGTPYFNFYGGEVEMKLMSEMGYDAMTIGNHEFDNGVDGITRQLDHMNFPFISSNYDFTNTSLAGKTLPYKVFIKDGVKVGVFGLGIELEGLVGKKGYGETKYLDPLPKAAEMAHLLKKDLHCDLVICLSHLGLSYKEKKVSDIVLAKQSKNIDLIIGGHTHTFIDEPYVFTDSDKKDIIIAQVGWAGVKLGRIDFYLAKNYGVMFADAYSMNVGKNLG
- a CDS encoding 5'-nucleotidase, whose amino-acid sequence is MLLSRPYRYLSLLIVSVLLASCHAHYNIRSTRTERHVIVMDSAHVPVDDPEAIATLQPYKVKIDSMMNQVLAYSKRPLIKDLPEGLLNNFIADIILQKGREYYKSTDGATVDMCLLNNGGLRSTLPKGAITKNSVFQLMPFENKMIVITITGDNAAKLFNSIAKKGGMPVAGIKMGIQGDTATNILIGGKPFDRKQNVRIVTSDYLADGGDDFGFFSKPIEYKLLEPKIRDAIIEYLLEESAKGNEVDGTLDKRIYYEK
- a CDS encoding prolipoprotein diacylglyceryl transferase, whose protein sequence is MYPTISDLINDIFGTSLTLPIQSFGFFVALSFLIGSWIMKIEFKRKEKEGLMLPVIEKIRKGAPAGIFELIMVALIAFLVGYKVSGAIIDYSTFSDNTQEYILSLQGNIWGGLLIAAAFAFYRYWDKNRKKLPEVVWEDVTVHPYEHAGNILIIAAIAGLLGAKLFDCLENIDRLISDPVDTLFSFMGLTFYGGLIIGSFSVLVFARRKKMNIIHLLDVAAPAILLAYAIGRTGCFISGDGCWGIVNLNPKPEWLAFLPDWMWAYNFPHNVINEGIAIDHCTGKYCTVLEYPVYPTAFYDMVTYGFVFSVLMMLRKKIHIPGMMFSLFLIIYGAQRFMMELIRVNNKYNVFGLRFTQAELISVFMIIAGISGIWFFRKRWKNQTGK